Proteins from one Cicer arietinum cultivar CDC Frontier isolate Library 1 chromosome 3, Cicar.CDCFrontier_v2.0, whole genome shotgun sequence genomic window:
- the LOC140919754 gene encoding uncharacterized protein, which translates to MSPLGSWKKQKVEGSYSNYSNCGGGSMFGYKGQQRLMSKSGGHSGQSSGTINGNAKVCYQCGQVGHIRRDFPIDMTHSSSSYASTPTTLASSKAHFALGGRGFCGSGQIPAGRGQARVFSLTHQDAHASNAFATRLGKCSSSLEEPLVVATPVGGNLLIKLVYRSCDITIDDKVLPVDLVVIDLIDFDVILGMDWLAFHHATLDCHNKVVKFEIPGQLVFSLQGERCWVPHNQISALTTSKLMRRGCQAYLALVRNTQVAEEKLEKFPIACEFPDVFPEELLGLSPDREIEFSIDLFPNTHPISIPSYRMALAELKELREQLQDFLDKGFIRPSSSPCVDYRQLHKVTVKNKYHLPHIDELLDQLQGAQFYCDASIVGLACVLMQQGKGIAYASRQLKRHEVNYPIHDLEMATVIFALKIWRHYLYGETWKANVVADAFSRNSMGSLAHIAEVKRSIVKEFQEVVESGIQFELGHSRLFLAHNGKISYFSIDSDGVVRLKSRLCVPNVGVFKRKNLEEAHHFSYTIHPGSNKMYQDLKEFY; encoded by the exons atGTCGCCTCTTGGTTCATGGAAGAAACAAAAGGTTGAAGGATCTTACAGTAACTATTCGAATTGCGGTGGTGGATCTATGTTTGGTTATAAGGGGCAACAAAGACTCATGTCTAAAAGTGGTGGTCATAGTGGGCAGTCTTCTGGGACAAT AAATGGTAATGCTAAGGTGTGCTATCAATGTGGCCAAGTAGGTCACATCAGGAGGGATTTTCCTATAGACATGACACATTCATCCTCTAGTTATGCATCAACACCAACAACTTTGGCATCTTCTAAGGCTCATTTTGCACTT GGAGGTAGAGGATTTTGTGGTAGTGGTCAGATACCAGCAGGAAGAGGTCAGGCTCGAGTGTTTTCTTTGACTCATCAAGATGCTCATGCATCCAATGCA TTTGCTACTCGACTTggtaaatgttcatcttctttagAAGAGCCTTTAGTTGTAGCTACACCTGTTGGAGGAAATTTGCTTATCAAGTTAGTGTATCGTTCTTGTGATATAACTATTGATGACAAGGTGTTGCCGGTAGATTTAGTAGTTATTGACTTGATAGATTTTGATGTGATTTTGGGTATGGATTGGTTGGCTTTTCATCATGCCACTTTGGATTGTCATAACAAAGTGGTGAAATTTGAGATACCGGGGCAATTAGTCTTCTCGCTTCAAGGAGAACGTTGTTGGGTACCACATAATCAAATCTCAGCCTTGACAACTAGCAAGTTAATGAGAAGAGGTTGTCAAGCGTACTTAGCCTTGGTAAGGAATACACAAGTAGCTGAAGAGAAATTGGAAAAATTTCCAATAGCATGTGAATTTCCAGATGTTTTTCCTGAAGAACTTCTTGGGTTGTCACCTGATAGGGAGATTGAATTCTCTATAGACTTATTTCCAAACACTCATCCTATATCTATACCTTCTTATCGTATGGCCCTAGCAGAACTTAAGGAGTTAAGGGAGCAACTTCAAGATTTTCTTGATAAGGGTTTTATTCGTCCAAGTTCTTCTCCTTGTGTAGACTATAGGCAGTTACATAAAGTaactgtaaaaaataaataccatTTGCCACACATTGATGAGTTGCTTGACCAACTTCAAGGAGCTCAAT tttattgtgatgcttctaTAGTTGGTCTCGCATGTGTACTTATGCAACAAGGTAAGGGTATTGCATATGCATCTAGACAACTCAAGAGGCATGAGGTGAACTATCCCAtacatgatttggaaatggcTACAGTTATTTTTGCTCTTaagatttggaggcactatCTATATGGTGAAACTT GGAAGGCAAATGTTGTTGCGGATGCTTTTAGTAGGAACTCCATGGGCAGTCTCGCGCATATAGCAGAAGTAAAGAGGTCAATAgttaaagaatttcaagaagttgttgaaagtgGAATTCAATTTGAACTTGGTCATTCGAGGTTATTTTTAGCGCAT AATGGTAAAATTTCATACTTTTCAATTGATTCTGATGGTGTTGTGAGGTTGAAGTCTCGGCTGTGTGTTCCAAATGTTGGTGTCTTTAAGAGAAAAAATTTAGAGGAGGCTCATCATTTTTCTTATACTATTCACCCAGGTTCTAAtaagatgtatcaagacttgAAAGAATTCTACTGA